Genomic DNA from Paenibacillus sp. MBLB1832:
TTTACTTGCTGTTAGTATCATTGCGCTTAGGACGAATAACGAGATCATGGCGTAATCATTATATCTTTTCCGATAAAGAAGCAATCCGAAAGCGACCATATACACCATCATGATCAACACGACGCTTTCCCCATAGAACGAGTTAAAATAAGCTGTGTAAGCGGTATCCCCGAAAATGAAAATGGCGATCGCCGCGATGAGATAACCGAGTTTCCTTGCAATGTTCCAAGTTAAAGCTTCGACGAGCAAATAAACAGCACCTGTATAAAGCAACATATACATCCCGGCTTGATAACGAATATCAAAGGTAGTCGAAGGGTGAATCAGCTGTGACATCCACATAGAAGCTTTAATAAACCAGGATTGCGTTGAAAAAAAGGTAGCCCCATTCTCGTTGTAGTACTGATAAATTCCGTAATTTTTGACGAAATATCCGAGATAATGGTTCATATAATTAGGGTCATTGAAGAACAGTCCATTACTGTTGAGAATCCGAAAATAATCGCCGTTGTCCGCCATACCGATATAAGGAGGTACGAGAAGTGCGAGCACCGTTATCACGAACACGCCTGCCGCGGCAAACGCAGCGGGTGAAACGAAACGCAGCATCCATTGCCAAGCACGGTGAAATAACATCATGGTTTCGCACTTCCTCTCCTCTAGTAGATATACGCCAACAAAGCCATCAGATTATCAAACGAATACGCCATTTGTGTCCCTTCATCCCCAAATCCGCCGTGAAGCGGGCTGCCAGGTGTTTGCACCTGCATAGCATTCATTCTAGTAATGCTCTCTACATAGAGCTCTTGATCCCCAATGGTTGAACCGATCATCGCCGTTATGGCGTAGATGGCTGTCGATTGCACATTGTTAAGCGGAGTACCGTCCAACGCATATTTGCCGTAAAGCGTCCCAGCCTTCACGTGATCTTTGATATAACGAATGCTTGCCATTTGCTCCTGTTTAATCTCGGCCAAATTAAGTATCGTGAGTAGAGCTTCTACGGTATTGATGCTTTCCGATCGATAGGAATGCGAGTCATAATCATAACGAGTTTGATAAAATGGAAACGACTCTGTCAAGAAACCTTGTTTAACGATGTCTAGCATGGATGTAAGTGCTGCGTTTTTTTTCTTCGATGAAACGGGTAAAAGCTCCATAGAAGCCATATCTATGTAGCACAGCGTGATAAACGAATTCGTCATGTGATAGGTGTCATCATAGAAATCACGCAAGGTGTTATTTTTCATGTTATATTGAAATAATCGATTGCCGTACTCTTTTAAATCTGTCTTGTAACTATCCAATTGAAACGTGGTAGAAGCTTCATCCAGTGCACGTAAAATACGTAAATCATCGACCGTCGTATTCATCGCAAATTGTTTGTGGTTTTTCGGAGAGTAGCGGTAGCTAAGTCCGGATGATCGATCGAAAGTTCGCTTCGCTTGCGCCCAGACATGATCGAACTTCTCCTTCTGGTTTGTTAGTGCATAGTAGCGCATCATAAGCCCAGCCGACTCGCTTAACACCTCATGACCTGTCGCAACCTCATCCGTCTGTTTGGTATCCAAGTAGTTCGTGTAAACGCCGTAGTCACCAGACAGCTTGTCTGTAATAAAATGAGCCAATAGATTACGATTTTGTTCGATTGGCATTATATAGCCGTAATGACTCAGCGGCTGGCGCTCAGCAAATGCTAATGCGCTGTCCGACTGACAACCCATTAATAGTACGCTCAAGACGATTCCCAAAAGGGTTAAAGTGCACAGTCGATTCATTCGATCACATGAGCTCCTAACATAATCATTTCCAGACAAATGGTGGCATGAATGCACGGAAAGTTAACACACTACAGTGTGTAGCCGAGTTGTTGATCTGTCGGCATGATTCAGAGCATGTTCGACAAAATCCGATGTTACTGCTAGTGTATCATAAGAAACTTATCGCTCCAAAGGTAATTGCTGCCGAGTAGAAATTGTTAAAGGAATGAAGCGTTTGAATGCAGCCACACTCACGTCTGAACTTGCCCAATTGGATCTTGCCAGTTGTTTAATGTCCAAGCGCGGTCAACTCATCTTTGAATTTGATAAAACAGGCCATAAAGCCGCAGAAATAGCAAGAATCAATTCCTGTACCAAAAGCGTTCTATCTGCGCTCCTGTGCATCGCGATGGATCAAGGTCATCTGCCAGATCTGTCGACACCGATGTCGGCATTCTTCCCTGTGGCGAGAGGAAGTGATCTTCATTCAATCACTCTGCTACATCTACTCACGATGACTTCAGGCATGAACTGGACCGAGTTCGGCGGGCAAAATTCCTTCCCGCGCATGACGAAATCACCCCATTGGGTGAATTTCGTTTTGGAACAGCCACTATCCGATCCGCCAGGAGCACGGATGGTTTACAACTCAGGCGGATCACAGCTGTTAGCCGCGATCTTGGCGAGTGCGGCGGGTATGTCCGTCGCTTCTTTCGCGGAGCGCTATTTATTCGGCCCAATGGGCATCGAAGAATACACGTGGGAGCGCGACCCGCAAGGCATCCATACCGGTGGCTTCGGGCTATCGCTTCGGCCGATCGACATGCTGAAGTTCGGGCAGCTCTACGAGCAAAAGGGACGCTGGGCGAATCAGCAGTTAATCACGCAAGAGCTGGTGACCCGCTCCACGCAACCTGCCATCATTGCCGAAGCGCCGCGCCGCGGCTATTACGGTTGGCATTGGTGGGCGGATGCATATCCAGATCCAGGCGAAGGCAATGAGGCAACGCAGAGTTTCACGTATTTCAACGCCTACGGTTTTGGTGGACAAGCGATCTACGTCATCCCAAGCTTGGAAATCGTCGTCGTCTTAACCTGCGAGCCCCGCAAGAAAAACCAGATTCCGCTGCAAGTGTTCCGCCGATTCATTGCGCCGAAGTTGGCTGAGGGAACTATGAGTTTCGAGTAGGCAATCCGCAACGCCACAAACCTATCTCTAAGCGGAACGTCAGTACGCTATCTATTCCATATATGCACATATCGGACATCAGACGGAACGTCAGTGTCTTATTCGCTCGAAAACCGCCCAAAAACCTGAAAATAGGGCAAATAAAGCACTGACGTTCCGCTCAGAGCCAATAATACCGATTATCGGCCAAATAAGGCACTCACGTTCCGTTTCGGACGACTTTCTGCACAAAGACTAGCGATGGCGACAATAAGCGTTAAAAAGGCCCATAAGCAGATCACCTGCTTCCGAGCCTTCACTGTGCAAGCTTTTTCCTATGCAAACACCATATTTTTCCCGTAAAAAATTTCGTCCATTTCCCATTTCACACTTTTCTCGATGTCCAGCTGCTCTTCCTTGCTGAGCTTGTCCTTCGTGTAACCGAACAAGTAGTTATTCAAGTCAAACTCACGCAGTTTACACTTCGTATGGAAAATGTTTTCCTGATACACATTCACGTCGATCATCTGGTACAGATCTTGAATTTCCATCGGGATGTAGTTCTGAATCGAGGAAATATCGTGATCGATAAATAACTTATATCCGCTTATATCGCGTGTAAACCCTCTAACCCGATAATCCATCGTCATAATATCTGGATCGAAGGATCTAATCAAATAATTCAGCGCTTTCAGCGGCGAAATCTCGCCGCAGGTCGAGACATCAATGTCAGCGCGGAAGGTACTGATGCCTTCATCTGGATGATACTCGGGATACGTATGTACAGTGATGTGACTCGTGTTAAGATGTATCACAACCGCTTCGGGCATCGGCCCTGGCGACTCCTCAAACGATTCATTCGGCGCTTGCTCAATTGGCCCTTCCGATACCAACATCGTCACACTGGCACCTTGTGGATCATAGTCTTGCTTGGCGACGTTCAACACGTGTGCCCCGATAATATCGGCCACATGTTTCAAAATAGTCGTTAGCCGGTCCGCATTGTACTGTTGATCAATATAAGCGATGTAGGCTTCCCGCTCTTCCTTGGATTTTGTGAAACAGATATCGTACATATTGAAGCTTAGTGATTTGGTTAAATTATTAAAGCCATGCAGCGTTACCCGCTGTTCCGTCGTTAATTTCACTGCGGTTCCCCCTAAATGTCCAGCTAACTGTGCCGCTTGTGGCACGAATATATGAAGCTGATAAGCTACACTTAGCATGGTAAGGAAGACGTGAAATTATTCTACTTGGTCACGTAATGAAGCTGAGCAAATTGTCCGTATTGTGTCGTGCGCAATAAGGTGAGTTCTGTTTCTGGATTGTTCGTTTTAAATAGAGGAATCCCCCTCCCTAACACGATGGGTACAATGGTGACGATCCATTCATCAACTAGCTTTGCTTTGATAATGCCATCGGCCAACTCAGAGCCGCCGACTAGCCAAATATCTTTGCCTTCTTGCGCTTTCAATTCACGTGTGAAGGCTACAGGATCCGAGTTGATGTAGGTCACATACGGATCGGGACGGTTTTCCGTGCGTGAGAAAATGTAGCAGATGCGGTCACTATGTGGGAACGTGTCTACCATGGATAAGACATGTTCATACGTACTTTTGCCCATCAGCATCGTATCTGTCGTCGCATAGAACTCCGAATATCCTACATCACCTTCACTTTCCACCGAAAACATCCAATCCAGGCTGCCATTCTCCCGCGCGATAAATCCATCCAAGCTCATCGCTATGAGAAAACCTCTATCGAGGCCATTCGAAGATGAGCGACCGCGTTTA
This window encodes:
- a CDS encoding dihydrofolate reductase family protein, giving the protein MSLDGFIARENGSLDWMFSVESEGDVGYSEFYATTDTMLMGKSTYEHVLSMVDTFPHSDRICYIFSRTENRPDPYVTYINSDPVAFTRELKAQEGKDIWLVGGSELADGIIKAKLVDEWIVTIVPIVLGRGIPLFKTNNPETELTLLRTTQYGQFAQLHYVTK
- the speD gene encoding adenosylmethionine decarboxylase, with the translated sequence MKLTTEQRVTLHGFNNLTKSLSFNMYDICFTKSKEEREAYIAYIDQQYNADRLTTILKHVADIIGAHVLNVAKQDYDPQGASVTMLVSEGPIEQAPNESFEESPGPMPEAVVIHLNTSHITVHTYPEYHPDEGISTFRADIDVSTCGEISPLKALNYLIRSFDPDIMTMDYRVRGFTRDISGYKLFIDHDISSIQNYIPMEIQDLYQMIDVNVYQENIFHTKCKLREFDLNNYLFGYTKDKLSKEEQLDIEKSVKWEMDEIFYGKNMVFA
- a CDS encoding serine hydrolase domain-containing protein, with protein sequence MKRLNAATLTSELAQLDLASCLMSKRGQLIFEFDKTGHKAAEIARINSCTKSVLSALLCIAMDQGHLPDLSTPMSAFFPVARGSDLHSITLLHLLTMTSGMNWTEFGGQNSFPRMTKSPHWVNFVLEQPLSDPPGARMVYNSGGSQLLAAILASAAGMSVASFAERYLFGPMGIEEYTWERDPQGIHTGGFGLSLRPIDMLKFGQLYEQKGRWANQQLITQELVTRSTQPAIIAEAPRRGYYGWHWWADAYPDPGEGNEATQSFTYFNAYGFGGQAIYVIPSLEIVVVLTCEPRKKNQIPLQVFRRFIAPKLAEGTMSFE